A genome region from Arthrobacter sp. V1I9 includes the following:
- a CDS encoding universal stress protein translates to MTIVVGYVPTPEGEAALTQAIHEARKSNTTLLVINSSKGDALVDNRYAQEPEIQSIEDRLATQGIQHVIKQPVRGHDAAAEVLDAAEEHNAELIVIGLRRRTPVGKLIMGSVSQRILLEADCPVLAVKAG, encoded by the coding sequence ATGACCATCGTGGTGGGATACGTCCCGACCCCCGAGGGCGAAGCAGCCCTGACCCAGGCCATCCACGAAGCCCGGAAGAGCAACACCACCCTGCTGGTTATCAACTCCTCCAAGGGCGACGCCCTGGTGGACAACCGCTACGCCCAGGAGCCGGAGATCCAGAGCATCGAGGACCGCCTGGCCACCCAAGGCATCCAGCACGTGATCAAGCAGCCGGTTCGTGGCCACGATGCCGCCGCCGAGGTCCTGGACGCCGCGGAGGAGCACAACGCCGAGCTGATCGTGATCGGGCTGCGCCGCCGCACGCCGGTGGGCAAGCTCATCATGGGCAGCGTGTCCCAGCGGATCCTGCTCGAGGCCGACTGCCCGGTCCTGGCGGTGAAGGCCGGCTAG